GCAATCCGCAGCAGATCCTCATCCAGGCGCTGGCGGTTGCCGGGGCGGCGGCCTACAGTGCGCTCGGTACGTTCGTACTCCTCAAGGTGATCGGCGCCGTGATGCCGCTGCGCGCCGCCCGTCAAGATCAGGCGCTGGGGATGGATCCCACCCAGCACGGCGAGGAAGCGTACACGGGCGGCGAGGGTACCGTGTTGGTGCTGCCGGAGATCTCGCCGCAACCGAAGCTGGAATCAGCGAGGGCGAAGGCATGAAGATCATCGTGGCGATCGTGCGTCCCGAGAGGGCCAACGACGTCTTGGAGGCGCTGTACAGGGCCGAGGTGCGCGGACTGTCGCTTAGCCGCGTGCAAGGGCACGGCGGCGAGCTTGAGCGCATGGAGACGTATCGCGGGATGACCGTCAAGGTTGAGCTCACCGAGAAAGTGCGCTTCGAGATCGGCGTGTCGGACCACTTCGTCGAGCCGACCGTGCGGGCGATCATGCTCGCGGCGCGCACCGGCGAGGTCGGCGACGGGAAGATCTTCGTGCTGCCGGTGGACAAGGTGTACCGAATTCGGACCGGCGAAGAGGACACGGCGGCGGTGACCCCGGTCGGCTGACGCGGCGGAGAACCGGTCGTCGTCGTAGAAGCAGCAGACGGACGGAACGGCGAATCTCGGAGCGGGCCAGCCGTCGGGCGAGCCCCGAGCGCGGGAGGCTGCTACGTACCGCATCGAACGCCTCGCCACCGCAGAGGTCGATGGGTATCTGGATCGGCTTGCTGACCTGCTGCGGGACGCGGTGGAGGACGGGGCGTCCGTAGGTTTCCTCCCGCCCCTGGCCGCCGCGGACGCGCTGGAGTACTGGCGCACCGTGCTTCGGGCGGTCTCTCAAGGGTCCCGCGTGCTCCTGGTCGCGCTCGACGGCCGCGACGTGCTGGGATCCGTGCAGCTCGATCTGGCGGCGATGCCGAACGCGCGGCATCGGGCGGAAGTGATGAAGTTGCTGGTGCACCGGCGTGCCCGCCGCAAGGGGATCGGCCGCGCGCTGATGCTGGCGATCGAAAATGCGGCCCGAGCGGCCGGGTGCACGCTGCTGGTGCTTGACACGCGGCGGGGTGATGCGGCCGAGCGGCTGTATGCGCACCTCGGGTACACGCGCGTCGGCGTGATCCCTCGGTATGCGCGCAGCGCGGCGGGGACGCTCGACGACACGGTGTACTTCTACCGGGAGTTGTAGGACCAGCGCGAGGGGGCCCGGGACCGCGCGGCGAATCGCTACGGGCGGGGTCGTGGGGGAGGACGGCTATGGATGAGGTGCGCCTCGACCGGCTCACCGCGGGGGCCGTCGGCGACGGCCACTACGACAAAGCCATCCTCCCGCTCGGTGCCACCGAGTTTCATGGACCGCACTTGCCGTACGGGACCGACACGATCGCGGCGGATGTCCTTGCTGGCGCTTTCGCGAAGGCGCTCGGACGTACGCTCGTACTGCCACCTCTGCAGTTCGGGGTCAGCTATCACCACCTCGCGTTCGCGTGGACCATTTCCGTCCGGCCGGAGACCCTCTCGTTGGTCATTCGGGACGTCGGCGACTCCCTGGTGCGCCACGGCATCCGTAAGTTCTTGCTGGTCTCGGCACACGACGGGAACGCGCCGGTCGCCAACGCGGCCGCGCGCCAGTTGTCACAGGACCACGGCCTGAGCGTCGCCGTCTTCGCGGGATGGCAGCGCAAGGCGAGGGCGGCGCTCGCGGGACGAACCGCTATCGATCTGGATCACGCGGGGCAGTCTGAAACGTCCCTCGTCCTGTACGCGGCGCCCCAGTTGGTACGATTCAACCTCGCGTCGACCCAGCGAAATGAACGATCCGACCATCCGGTTGATCTCGTGGGGAGCTACGCGGACATCGCGCCACTGGGCTATTCAGGCGACGCGGCTGGGGCGACCCGCGCCCAGGGAGAGGCCATCGTCGCGTCGCTGGTTGGGCTCGTTGTCCCGTACCTCAGGCTGCTCGACTCGCACGGATGGAAGGGCGGGTCGTGGCTGAGCGAGATCGAGTGATCCCTGCGGTTCACCGACGACCGAATCGATCCAATCCGCGCGCGCGGCTGGTCGCGCCTCCCCGGCGTCTCCGACGCGCCCGCGCCTAGAGGTGCAGCGTCGATATCAGGGAGGAGAGGCGCGTCCACAGGCGGCCGATCCATGCCCGCGCACCCGTCGGCGGCTGCGCCGCGCCTGGGTCCGGCGCCGGCGCGGTCACGGCGCCCGGGTCGCGCGCGGCGCGATCGAGGCGATCGGACGGCGGGCCTTGGGTAGGATCAGGATGCCCGGTCGCACTTCGTCCGCTTCCGGCCCCGTTCGGCCCCGCGGGCACGATCAGAAACTCGACCTCGCCCGGGCGCACCATGCCAAGCTCTTTGCGGGCCAGCCACTCCAGGTAGCCGTCGTCCGTCCTGAGGCGTTGGATCTCGTCGCGCAACTCCTGATTCGCGGCGATGAGGTCCCGCCGGTGCTGGTCGAGCTGGGAGGCCTGCCTCGCGAGGGCGTACGTGCGCGCGTACTCGGCTGCGAGTGCGGCGGTGGACCAGGCAAGCACCAGACTGACGGCGACCACCACCACGCGACGCCACGGGGACATGGAGGCCCGGCGCACGGCCTGAGCCTGGTTGGTCCCCTTTGGGGCCGCTTGATCGGGGCGGCGGGGGGTCACCACCTGATCGCCCCCGCACGCCGCGGGCTCGCCCAGAGAAGTGGCAGCGCCAGCGTGGAGACGCCGCCCGCCAGCGCCGCGCGCGCACGCTGCCACACGTCGAACGAGCGCAGCACCCCTCGCCAGAACGGCGTGAGCGTGCCGTCCCGCTGCAGCTGGAACCACGCGAGCGCCACCTGTCGCAGGTAGCGGGCGGTCTCCGGGTAGGGCGGGACCCCGCCGTGCTGCTCCACCGTTTCCGCGCCGGCGTTGTACGCGGCGAGCGCCAGCAGCAGATTGCCGTTGAATCGGCGGATGAGACGGCGCAGGTAGGCGGCGCCTACGTCGAGATTGGCCGCGGGGTCTTCCATGCACGGGGGCGCGGTCAGCGAGGCGGTCTCGGGCGCGCACGAGGGTGCGACGCCGACTTCGCGCCACGTTGTGGGCAGGACCTGCATCAGCCCGAACGCGCCGCGGCGCGAGTGGGCGCGGGCGTTGAACCCGCTCTCGGCAGCGACGACCGCCGCCACGAGCGCCGGGTTGACGTCGTGGGCGGAGGCGGCCCCGTTGATGAGATCGGCGTATGGGATGCCGTGCACGGGTCGAGGCGGAGCATCGCCCCGGCCAAAGCGCGAGAGCGCCGACCGCACGTGATCCGTCGTCAGCAGGTAGATGAACGTGAGTGCGAGTAGGAGGGCCGCCGCGACGCTTCCCGCGCAGATCTGGAACCATCGCGGCGCCCCTCCCGTGCGGCGACCGATGGCCATAGCTTTGGTCAGATTCTTGGCGCCGACACGGATTCCTTCCGCGGTCGGCCGACGATCGTCGCGACGTCTCCCGGCCGTCGCCCGGGGGGCGCGCCGCGTTAGCGGAGGTGCGCGAA
This is a stretch of genomic DNA from bacterium. It encodes these proteins:
- a CDS encoding P-II family nitrogen regulator; the protein is MKIIVAIVRPERANDVLEALYRAEVRGLSLSRVQGHGGELERMETYRGMTVKVELTEKVRFEIGVSDHFVEPTVRAIMLAARTGEVGDGKIFVLPVDKVYRIRTGEEDTAAVTPVG
- a CDS encoding creatininase family protein, which codes for MDEVRLDRLTAGAVGDGHYDKAILPLGATEFHGPHLPYGTDTIAADVLAGAFAKALGRTLVLPPLQFGVSYHHLAFAWTISVRPETLSLVIRDVGDSLVRHGIRKFLLVSAHDGNAPVANAAARQLSQDHGLSVAVFAGWQRKARAALAGRTAIDLDHAGQSETSLVLYAAPQLVRFNLASTQRNERSDHPVDLVGSYADIAPLGYSGDAAGATRAQGEAIVASLVGLVVPYLRLLDSHGWKGGSWLSEIE
- a CDS encoding GNAT family N-acetyltransferase produces the protein MEDGASVGFLPPLAAADALEYWRTVLRAVSQGSRVLLVALDGRDVLGSVQLDLAAMPNARHRAEVMKLLVHRRARRKGIGRALMLAIENAARAAGCTLLVLDTRRGDAAERLYAHLGYTRVGVIPRYARSAAGTLDDTVYFYREL
- a CDS encoding septum formation initiator family protein, giving the protein MVTPRRPDQAAPKGTNQAQAVRRASMSPWRRVVVVAVSLVLAWSTAALAAEYARTYALARQASQLDQHRRDLIAANQELRDEIQRLRTDDGYLEWLARKELGMVRPGEVEFLIVPAGPNGAGSGRSATGHPDPTQGPPSDRLDRAARDPGAVTAPAPDPGAAQPPTGARAWIGRLWTRLSSLISTLHL
- a CDS encoding lytic transglycosylase domain-containing protein, producing the protein MAIGRRTGGAPRWFQICAGSVAAALLLALTFIYLLTTDHVRSALSRFGRGDAPPRPVHGIPYADLINGAASAHDVNPALVAAVVAAESGFNARAHSRRGAFGLMQVLPTTWREVGVAPSCAPETASLTAPPCMEDPAANLDVGAAYLRRLIRRFNGNLLLALAAYNAGAETVEQHGGVPPYPETARYLRQVALAWFQLQRDGTLTPFWRGVLRSFDVWQRARAALAGGVSTLALPLLWASPRRAGAIRW